One Bacillus spongiae genomic window carries:
- a CDS encoding phage head closure protein: MFNNHELTLLVMSEGYMNEDDIWIEGELTPSKTVLADVQPYTRELAYKEYGYDSNVQYRAYMDYDSVFTEGEKVLLDGKQYVIKKLIAWDEEYQELLLDGA, translated from the coding sequence ATGTTTAATAATCACGAATTAACTTTATTAGTAATGTCAGAGGGTTATATGAATGAAGATGATATATGGATAGAGGGAGAATTAACACCCTCTAAAACCGTCTTGGCGGACGTCCAACCATACACAAGAGAGCTTGCGTATAAAGAGTATGGTTATGATTCTAACGTCCAGTATAGGGCTTATATGGACTATGACAGCGTATTTACGGAAGGTGAAAAAGTCCTCTTAGATGGAAAGCAATATGTGATTAAAAAGCTCATTGCGTGGGATGAAGAATACCAGGAGTTGTTGCTTGATGGGGCTTAG
- a CDS encoding phage head-tail connector protein yields MISELKLYLGVEGKDDLLSLLLDMTNDVIKSYCYCDDEDLEEIPTSTKLWIAATLYEKRKANGIASKTQGSRSITYTNVLSDDIKRQLNNFRRIRGVENV; encoded by the coding sequence ATGATATCAGAACTCAAATTATATTTAGGGGTAGAGGGCAAGGATGACCTTCTTTCCCTTCTCCTCGATATGACAAACGATGTTATAAAATCTTATTGCTATTGTGATGATGAAGATTTAGAGGAAATTCCAACATCTACTAAGCTGTGGATTGCAGCCACATTGTACGAAAAAAGAAAAGCAAACGGAATAGCATCCAAAACGCAAGGAAGTAGAAGTATTACTTATACAAACGTTCTAAGTGATGATATAAAACGGCAGTTAAATAATTTTAGGCGTATTCGAGGCGTTGAAAATGTTTAA